Proteins from a single region of Streptomyces glaucescens:
- a CDS encoding SDR family NAD(P)-dependent oxidoreductase produces MLLDGKTIMITGCSSGIGAAAARLFAAEGAHVVLMARREQRLRELAAEIEENGGSALPAPGDVTREQDVARTVEEAVRRFGRLDGAFNNAGWACVGKPLHEIDQADYERVMDVNVRGVWNCLRRQIPAMLADGQGGSIVNTSSVAGVLAPGSGAPYVAAKHAVLGLTRAAAADYGERGIRVNALVVGSVRTELMEEVLSEDPRLEEPFVRRAPQRRMAAPHEVAEAAAWLLAGRASFVTGAAMAVDGGWTAA; encoded by the coding sequence ATGCTCCTGGACGGCAAGACCATCATGATCACCGGTTGCTCCAGCGGCATCGGAGCCGCCGCCGCCCGGCTGTTCGCCGCGGAGGGCGCCCACGTCGTGCTGATGGCCCGGCGCGAGCAGCGGCTGCGCGAACTGGCGGCAGAGATCGAGGAGAACGGGGGATCGGCGCTGCCCGCGCCGGGCGACGTCACCCGCGAGCAGGACGTCGCCCGGACCGTGGAGGAGGCGGTGCGCCGGTTCGGCCGGCTGGACGGGGCGTTCAACAACGCCGGCTGGGCCTGTGTGGGCAAACCGCTCCACGAGATCGACCAGGCCGACTACGAGCGCGTCATGGACGTGAACGTGCGCGGCGTGTGGAACTGCCTGCGGCGGCAGATACCGGCCATGCTCGCCGACGGGCAGGGCGGTTCGATCGTGAACACCTCCAGTGTGGCGGGGGTGCTGGCACCGGGCTCGGGAGCACCGTACGTGGCCGCCAAGCACGCGGTGCTGGGCCTGACCCGCGCCGCCGCGGCCGACTACGGCGAGCGCGGCATCCGGGTCAACGCCCTGGTGGTGGGCAGTGTCAGGACCGAGCTGATGGAGGAAGTGCTCAGCGAGGACCCGCGGTTGGAGGAGCCCTTCGTGCGCCGCGCCCCCCAGCGGCGCATGGCGGCGCCCCACGAGGTCGCCGAGGCCGCGGCCTGGCTGCTGGCGGGCCGCGCCTCGTTCGTCACCGGTGCCGCCATGGCGGTGGACGGCGGCTGGACCGCCGCCTGA